In Lemur catta isolate mLemCat1 chromosome 1, mLemCat1.pri, whole genome shotgun sequence, one DNA window encodes the following:
- the CAMSAP3 gene encoding calmodulin-regulated spectrin-associated protein 3 isoform X2, whose translation MVEAAPPGPGPLRRTFLVPEIKSLDQYDFSRAKAAASLAWVLRAAFGGAEHVPPELWEPFYTDQYAQEHVKPPVTRLLLSAELYCRAWRQALPQLETPPSPSALLALLARRGTVPALPERPVREADLRHQPVLMGAHLAVIDALMVAFAFEWTKTLPGPLALTSLEHKLLFWVDTTVRRLQEKTEQEAAQRASPAASTDGAAPSQPSIRYRKDRAVARRAPCFPTVTTLQDLASGAALAATIHCYCPQLLRLEEVCLKDPMSVADSLYNLQLVQDFCASRLPRGCPLSLEDLLYVPPPLKVNLVVLLAEMFMCFEVLKPDFVQAKDLPDGHAASPRGTEASQSQNGGGSSSPVFNFRHPLLSPGGPQSPLRGSTGSLKSSPSMSHMEALGKAWNRQLSRPLSQAVSFSTPFGLDSDVDVVMGDPVLLRSVSSDSLGPPRPVPARTPTQPPPEPGDLPTIEEALQIIHSAEPRLLPDGAADGSFYLHSPEGPSKPALASPYLPEGASKPLSDGPTKAPVYLPHPEAPSKPSPCPVGEVSKPPVPSEGSPVATNSEVKMTSFAERKKQLVKAEAEAGAGSPTSSPAPPEALSSEMSELGARLEEKRRAIEAQKRRIEAIFAKHRQRLGKSAFLQVQPREASGDADAEAEPGLVPGGERPAGEGQGEPTSRPKSVTFSPELGPVPPEGLGEYNRAVSKLSAALSSLQRDMQRLTDQQQRLLAPLEAPGPAPPPAAWVIPGPTTGPKAASPSPARRAPATRRSPGPGPSPAPRSPKHARPAELRLAPLTRVLTPPHDVDSLPHLRKFSPSQVPVQTRSSILLAEGPPPEEPAARPGLIEIPLGSLEEPSAEDEGDGSPPGAEDSLEEEASSEGEPRAGLGFFYKDDDKPEDEMAQKRASLLERQQRRAEEARRRKQWQEAEKEQRREEAVRLAQEEAPVAPTAPIAIPAPAARAPAEEEVGPRRGEFTRLEYERRAQLKLMDDLDKVLRPRSAGTGGPGRGGRRAPRPRSGCCDDSALARSPARGLLGSRLSKIYSQSTLSLSTVANEASNNLGVKRPMSRAPSPSGLMSPSRLPGSRERDWENGSNASSPASVPEYTGPRLYKEPSAKSNKFIIHNALSHCCLAGKVNEPQKNRILEEIEKSKANHFLILFRDSSCQFRALYTLSGETEELSRLAGYGPRTVTPAMVEGIYKYNSDRKRFTQIPAKTMSMSVDAFTIQGHLWQSKKPTTPKKGGGTPK comes from the exons ATGGTGGAGGCGGCGCCCCCCGGGCCCGGGCCGCTGCGGAGGACCTTCCTGGTGCCCGAGATCAAGTCGCTGGACCAGTACGATTTCTCGCGGGCCAAGGCGGCGGCCAGCCTGGCGTGGGTGCTGCGGGCCGCGTTCGGGGGCGCAG agcACGTGCCCCCAGAGCTGTGGGAGCCCTTCTATACGGACCAGTACGCGCAGGAGCACGTGAAGCCCCCGGTGACGCGGCTGCTGCTCTCGGCCGAGCTCTACTGCCGGGCCTGGCGCCAGGCGCTGCCGCAGCTCGAGAcaccccccagcccctctgcactGCTGGCTCTGCTGGCGCGGAGGGGCACGGTGCCCGCGCTGCCCGAGCGCCCGGTGCGTGAGGCGGACCTGAGACACCAGCCCGTTCTCATG GGAGCCCACCTGGCTGTCATTGATGCCCTCATGGTTGCCTTTGCCTTCGAGTGGACAAAGACGCTGCCGGGTCCCTTGGCCCTGACCAGCTTGGAGCACAAGCTCCTTTTCTGGGTGGACACG ACCGTCCGGCGGCTGCAGGAAAAGACGGAGCAGGAAGCTGCCCAGCGAGCTTCTCCCGCGGCCTCTACTGATGGGGCGGCCCCATCTCAGCCCTCg ATCCGATACCGCAAGGACCGCGCTGTGGCCCGACGCGCCCCCTGCTTTCCGACCGTGACTACGCTCCAGGACTTGGCCAGTGGGGCTGCACTGGCTGCCACAATCCACTGCTATTGTCCCCAGCTATTGCGACTCGAGG AGGTGTGCCTCAAGGACCCCATGTCCGTGGCGGACAGCCTGTACAACCTCCAGCTGGTGCAAGATTTCTGTGCCTCCCGCCTCCCGCGGGGCTGCCCTCTTTCCCTGGAGGACTTGCTCTACGTCCCACCACCACTCAAG GTCAACCTGGTTGTGCTGCTGGCCGAGATGTTCATGTGCTTTGAGGTGCTCAAGCCCGACTTCGTGCAAGCCAAGGACTTGCCCGACGGTCACG CTGCCTCCCCCCGGGGCACCGAGGCCTCCCAATCTCAGAACGGCGGCGGCAGCAG TTCTCCTGTCTTCAATTTCCGCCACCCACTCCTGTCACCGGGCGGCCCCCAGTCTCCGCTCCGAGGATCCACAG GCTCCCTGAAGTCCTCCCCGTCCATGTCCCACATGGAGGCTCTCGGCAAGGCCTGGAACCGGCAGCTCAG CCGTCCCCTCTCCCAGGCTGTGTCATTCAGCACCCCCTTTGGCCTGGACAGCGATGTGGATGTCGTCATGGGAGACCCTGTCCTCCTCCGCTCGGTCAGCTCGGACAGTTTGGGTCCCCCTCGTCCCGTGCCTGCCCGGACCCCCACCCAGCCGCCCCCAGAGCCTGGTGACCTGCCTACCATCGAAGAGGCCCTGCAGATCATCCACAGTGCTGAGCCCCGGCTGCTTCCGGACGGGGCTGCCGACGGCAGCTTCTACCTCCACTCCCCAGAGGGGCCCTCCAAGCCGGCCCTCGCCTCCCCCTACCTGCCCGAGGGGGCCTCCAAACCTCTGTCTGACGGGCCCACCAAAGCACCCGTCTACCTGCCGCACCCAGAGGCCCCCTCAAAACCATCTCCATGCCCGGTGGGGGAGGTATCGAAACCGCCGGTCCCCTCCGAGGGCTCCCCGGTGGCTACCAACTCCGAAGTGAAGATGACCAGCTTCGCTGAACGCAAGAAGCAGCTGGTGAAGGCAGAGGCTGAGGCCGGAGCGGGGTCCCCCAcgtccagcccagccccacccgaGGCCCTGAGCTCTGAGATGAGCGAGCTGGGGGCCCGGCTGGAGGAGAAGCGCAGGGCCATAGAGGCTCAGAAGCGGCGGATCGAGGCCATCTTTGCCAAGCACCGCCAGCGCCTGGGCAAGAGCGCCTTCCTGCAGGTGCAGCCCCGGGAGGCCTCGGGGGATGCAGATGCGGAGGCAGAGCCTGGCCTGGTCCCTGGTGGGGAGCGGCCAGCGGGCGAGGGCCAGGGCGAGCCGACCTCCAGGCCCAAGTCAGTGACCTTCTCTCCGGAGCTGGGCCCAGTGCCCCCCGAGGGGCTGGGGGAGTACAACCGAGCGGTCAGCAAGCTGAGTGCCGCACTGAGTTCGCTGCAGCGGGACATGCAGAGGCTCACGGACCAGCAGCAGCGGCTCCTGGCCCCGCTGGAGGCCCCTGGACCTGCCCCGCCCCCTGCTGCCTGGGTCATCCCTGGCCCCACGACGGGGCCCAAGGCTGCgtctcccagccctgcccggcGTGCCCCGGCCACCCGACGCAGCCCAGGGCCGGGGCCCAGCCCAGCGCCCCGCAGCCCAAAGCATGCACGGCCAGCGGAGCTGCGGCTGGCGCCCCTGACCAGGGTGCTCACGCCACCCCATGACGTGGACAGCCTCCCCCATCTGCGCAAGTTCTCGCCGAGCCAGGTGCCCGTGCAGACGCGCTCCTCCATCCTCCTGGCCGAGGGGCCGCCTCCTGAGGAGCCTGCGGCCCGGCCCGGCCTCATTGAGATCCCACTGGGCAGCCTGGAAGAGCCCTCTGCTGAGGACGAGGGTGACGGGAGCCCCCCTGGTGCAGAGGATTCATTGGAGGAAGAGGCGTCTTCAGAGGGGGAGCCCCGGGCCGGGTTGGGGTTCTTCTACAAG GACGACGACAAGCCTGAGGATGAGATGGCACAAAAGCGGGCCAGCCTGCTGGAGCGGCAGCAGCGGCGGGCAGAGGAGGCGCGGCGGCGCAAACagtggcaggaggcagagaaggagcaGCGGAGAGAGGAAGCTGTGAG GCTGGCCCAGGAGGAGGCCCCTGTGGCCCCCACGGCCCCCATAGCGATCCCGGCCCCTGCTGCTCGGGCCCCAGCCGAGGAGGAGGTGGGCCCCCGGCGGGGGGAGTTCACGCGGCTGGAGTACGAGCGCCGGGCCCAGCTGAAACTGATGGATGACCTCGACAAGGTGCTGCGGCCCCGGTCCGCTGGGACCGGGGGGCCGGGTCGGGGCGGGCGGAGGGCCCCCCGGCCACGCTCTGGTTGCTGCGATGACTCGGCCTTGGCTCGAAGCCCAGCCCGCGGACTGCTGG GTTCTCGGCTCAGCAAGATCTACTCCCAGTCCACCCTGTCCTTATCCACTGTGGCCAACGAGGCCTCCAATAACCTCGGTGTGAAGAGACCGATGTCTCG GGCGCCATCCCCATCGGGCCTCATGTCCCCAAGCCGCCTGCCTGGTAGCCGCGAGCGCGACTGGGAGAATGGCAGCAACGCCTCCTCCCCGGCGTCGGTGCCCGAGTACACGG GTCCACGGCTGTACAAGGAGCCCAGCGCCAAGTCCAACAAGTTCATCATCCACAACGCCCTGTCGCACTGCTGCCTGGCGGGCAAGGTGAACGAACCGCAGAAGAACCGCATTCTTGAG GAAATTGAGAAGAGCAAGGCCAACCACTTCCTGATCCTCTTTCGCGACTCGAGCTGCCAGTTCCGGGCGCTCTACACGCTGTCGGGGGAGACGGAGGAGCTGTCGCGGCTGGCCGGCTACGGACCCCGGACCGTCACGCCCGCCATGGTCGAGGGCATCTACAAGTACAACTCGGACCGCAAACGCTTCACCCAGATCCCCGCCAAGACCATGTCCATGAGCGTCGATGCCTTCACCATCCAGGGACACCTCTGGCAGAGCAAGAAGCCCACCACTCCCAAGAAGGGCGGTGGCACCCCCAAATAG